The DNA sequence GCCCCCACAAATCATTGCGTCTATTGTTGAACTCTTCCATCAGATTCTTTCCTGAGTCGGTGATGTCGATCCAAACGACTCGGCGATCTTCCTCATCTCTAATCCTGCTGAGCAATCCGCTTTCCACCAGACGATTCGCTGCGATCGTTGTTGCTCCGGATGTCAATCCAAGCTTGCTTCCCAATGATGAAACAGTGGATTTGCCGCAAGTGAAAATGTTGAACAAGATAAAGAATTGAGGAGGCGTCAGTGATTGATCTTGTGATAGATGGCGATTGATGTATCTTCCTATTTCGTAAAATGATTGAGCGATGCTGCCGACCAGCTCATCTTTTTTATTCAAAAATGAATCCCCCCATAAAACCTTTGAAACAAAATATCTTTGTCATAAAGATATTATAGTTGTTAAGTTTATGGAATTCAATACCCAATTTTTGAAAACTTTATGTACAAAATAAAACGGGCCGTACCTTTTACGCCCCGTTTTAAAATTCAACTAGTGAAATGCTAACCATAGCTCTCCTTGTTTGTTGATGAGTGGCTCCAGGTCTTTGTAGGGGATTTTGAATTCGGGGAATCCTGCTGCGAATGGGGCGATTTCGTATGGGGTGAAATAGATGATTAATGAATCGTCGTTTAGATAGAAAGACTGGTCGCTTTTAATCCCTTGAAAGCTATCTGGAAATACATATTCATATTGTGGATCGTTCTTGATTTTTTCTGAAATGATTTCGTTTAGGTGTTTGACATAATTGGATTTTCCCTTAAAAAGATCGGCCAGCGAAAAGACTTTACCATTTTTCAAGTTGGCATGGACGAATACTTTTGAGGGCATCCCATGTGCCGCTCCAAAATAATATTGGTAGCCGTCAAACTCCACGGACAACAGGTCTTTTTTAAAGAAGGCAACAGAAAAATCCCCTTCATACCGGTAGTCGAGCTTCTCCGCGATGGGAATGGATTTAATATTCGCTGCCTTTTTGTACTCAGCATTCAGCGCTTTTTGCTGCTCAAATGAATTCATTCCCTGCACTTCAGGGTAATAGACCAAATAATTTTTATTTGGTTTTGCTTTTTGCTCCATGAGGCGCCATTGGCTGTTCAAATGTATGTCAGAAGGCTGTTTCCAGACAATTGCTCCATGAAAATCATAATAGGCCGTCCGCCGATCGATCTCTGCTTTGAT is a window from the Falsibacillus pallidus genome containing:
- a CDS encoding MarR family winged helix-turn-helix transcriptional regulator encodes the protein MNKKDELVGSIAQSFYEIGRYINRHLSQDQSLTPPQFFILFNIFTCGKSTVSSLGSKLGLTSGATTIAANRLVESGLLSRIRDEEDRRVVWIDITDSGKNLMEEFNNRRNDLWGQVFADFKNEELIQFLELLKKVNITKN